Part of the Coregonus clupeaformis isolate EN_2021a chromosome 8, ASM2061545v1, whole genome shotgun sequence genome, ggttaaataaataaatatttagtAAAGAATGGTTACAAAAAGTAGGCTAATGCACTTGAATTGGGACTGTTGAACTGCACCACACTCCAACAGAGTTTGCACTTATCCGATGTGTAGTCATTTGTACttattcagtgatgtgttgttgtcatCTGTGCTTCTCCGCAGGGTGGAAAACCTCACCGATGTTTCACTGAGGTTGCGTGAGGTTTCCAGCCCGGGCCCTGCAAACGAAATCCGAAACACCACTCCCCGTATTCTTTCATTTAGTAGCTTTTAATTAGTTAAATAAGTgcccatgtaaaaaaaaatacaactatCAATCATATGAAATTGTTCATGTTAATAATATTTGAGTGCACTTCTCTGACCTGGACTTAATGTGATATGTAGCTACATTACAccatggttgtgtcccaaatggcaccccttttccctatatagtgcaatacttttgaccagggatctggtcaaaagtagtgcactttatggAATATATGTGTTATTTGGGGCATAGCCCATGTGTCTTGTTAGTAAATGTACGGTCCAGCCACCCAATTGAATTAGCTTGGGGGAAGCGTTGATTGGACATTTAGCTGATGGTGCTCTACTACTACATCCTTAATGGCCACTGTCAGACGTGCTGATGTTGGACCTGTGTGGGAACCTGCTGTGCTGCTGGGACGACGTGATGGCCATCACGGAGCAGATGGAGAAACTCAAAGAACTTCAGCTCAGGTAGATCACACTGaataatggtgtgtgtgtttttgtgcctCACTTTTCTCAAACTCTGATCCCCTCACTGAGCGTCTCTCTCGTCCTCTGTCCCCTCAGCCACAACAGACTGCGTGTGCCCTCCAACCCTACGGTGCGACCCCGGGCCTTCTCCTGCCTCAGGGTCCTCTCCCTCACCAACTGTGCCCTCACGTGGCTTCAGGTACCCTTCCCTTAGGCATTATGGGGCTTTTTCTCAATTAATCTTTCCTCAATTCCTCGCATCCTCTATCCTTccatccttctcaaaacccattggagaagaAGGCTGGAGGGGAGGAACCTTGGACCTTATCCTCCAATAtggttgagaaggaggcgaggcgATAAGATGCGAGGAATTGATGAAAGATTTAATTCAGATCGATTCCATCTAAAGGAAATACAATTTTGTAGgctgattttaaatatgtttttgTACCAGTTAATATGGTAATAGATCATTTAAGTTGCAGTGCACAATATTTTAATTAACGAGCTGGTGCAAACCTATGAATGCCTAATGAAATTAGAAGAACTTATGTAGATGCTGACTCTCTTTACATTTCTCCCCACTCCATTTGGTGTTGGTCTGTTAGCTGCTTGAGTGCGCCCCCATGTGGCCACTGCTGGAAGAGCTCTACGTCTCTGAGAATGATATCACTGAACTGCAGAGGTAAGATTTTAGCCATTTTGGGTCTACGTTCCgatgtagtttttttttttctaaaacaACATATAGAACTGACTTGTATTTCCGCCTCTTTCGCGCAGGCCAAACAATGTCTTACAGTCCTTGACAGTTTTGGATCTCTCAACAAACCCTCTGGTTGATGGAACCGTACTGAGTATTGCCGAACTGCCTAGGTAAGTACGGACATAACCGTACCAACAAAGACACTTTTCATAACCGTTCACTACGTCTTATGACATAGCCCTGTCGTTAGCTTCGACTAATAGTGTAAACACTACTGTTCTTGGGAGTACTTTACTTTCATGAGCATTAatcgacaacaacaaaaaattggaTACATACTATTGTCCTAATAAATACATCTAAACATTATTAGCGTTTCAATGAATAAGCATTTGTAACATTTATAATAACATATGTAGCATTTACAAGCATTTATAATGGAATTTACCAAAAGTGTAAGCTTTTACATCCATGCTTTTCATGAATTTCAGACTGGAGAATCTAAATATGTCTAAGACTGGTTTGTCAACCTTGCGGTTTGATGATGCGCTGCCTGGTAAAGTTTACGTCCGACATTGTTTCGAAAAcgttacatttaaaaaatattgtTTGTTAATGGAGGTCAAGTTGAATTAACATATCAGTAGATGTAGTTGAACAAGATTTCAGAATGTGCATGTGGATATGTGTTTTGATGACAGGCATTTCACAATGTGTAAAACTGTGAGAGCAAAAGATCGGCATTGAGTATACTGATAAGAGTCTGTAAATGATTATTTTCTCATGTCTTCTGTAGGTTGCAAAACAGCAATGTTTCCTGCCCTGAAAGGTCTCGCAGTTAATAGCAACAACATTTCAGAGGTGAATATTGTCTGTGAGTAAGGTCTCTCTTCTAAGAGAGATTTTATCTTAATTAAATGTATCTGGATATATAAATTATGAATTACTAAACAAATTTAATGAATATCACTAGTCTGCAAAAAGTGAATACTTGTTCTGTAAAAGATAGATAGTAGGGGAGAATATGTGAAAGCTTTCTTCTAACTCaaccctttatctctctctctttctctaaaccctacacaaacactcacttgtgcttacatacaaacacactgacacgGCAATATATACAACAATAAAAATCCCacatacgcacacaaacacacactcactgacacacactcTTACAATCTCATTCACTCACTGACACGCTCactgacacactcactgacacactcacAGTGGTGGGTAATAAATGAGCTAGAGAAGCTGCAGAGCCTGGTCCGGTTGTCGTGTCGGCAGAACCCCCTGCTGAGCCGGGAGAGGAACCCCAACACGGCCGTGCAGTTGCTCATTGCCAGGGTTGGCCGGCTGGAGACCCTCAACAGGTGGACGGTGAGGCCCCGTCCTCCGTTTAACGCTACCGCCAAACCTGGGTGTGTTCATTAAGCTTCATTTTAAT contains:
- the LOC121572395 gene encoding tubulin-specific chaperone E isoform X2; its protein translation is MRVPDQTQPTTMNEGLPSDAVGRRVACEGERGTVRFVGTVPPTAGLWLGVEWDNPERGKHDGIHEGVHYFTCRHPKGGSFVRPKKASFGVDYLTAIRRRYETEVQQVLGEEIQISTRTVEMVGFEAISEKQKVENLTDVSLRLREVSSPGPANEIRNTTPHVLMLDLCGNLLCCWDDVMAITEQMEKLKELQLSHNRLRVPSNPTVRPRAFSCLRVLSLTNCALTWLQLLECAPMWPLLEELYVSENDITELQRPNNVLQSLTVLDLSTNPLVDGTVLSIAELPRLENLNMSKTGLSTLRFDDALPGCKTAMFPALKGLAVNSNNISEWWVINELEKLQSLVRLSCRQNPLLSRERNPNTAVQLLIARVGRLETLNRWTILPEDRRGAELDYCKMFGLEWLASGGHRDPQQNRPSAEFTAQHPRYQSLIQKYGAPEDSELKKQEPFALKNQLLSITFVCPDETDRKSVVKKLPGKGSHLASSASQMIP